From the genome of Aeromonas hydrophila subsp. hydrophila ATCC 7966:
GATTCCCGCATCTTGAGGTGATAGATCAGCATGTCGTCGGTCAGCTCGGACAGAGGACCTTCAAATCCCGCTTCCTCGGCCAGTTTGGCAACAAACTGCACCAGGCTGAGATCCTGTTCCTTGATCCAGGCAGGCTGCAACAACTCCAGCAGCTCTTCGATACGATGACATTGCATAGACGACCTCTTTAATCTGTCTTGTGAAACTCAGGCAACCTTACCCATCAAGGCTACTTCGATACGATCCCGCCCATTATGCTTGGCCTGGTAGAGGGCCGCATCCGCTTTTTGAATCAGCTCGCTGATGGAGAGGCTCTGATCCGGCACCAGGGTCGCCACCCCGAAGCTGCAGCTGACCCGGCCGGAAACCAGGGATTTCTGATGGGGAATGCTCAAATCCTTCAGCGCCACCCGCACGTTCTCGGCGATCTGCAGCGCCCCCTGCATGCTGGTACAGGGCAGCAACAGGGCGAACTCCTCGCCGCCATAGCGGGCGGCGAGATCGTCCTCGCGCCGCTGCACTTCGGCCAGCAGACCCGCCACCTGCTGCAGACACTCGTCACCCAGCTGATGGCCATAGAGGTCGTTGAATTGCTTGAAGTAGTCCACATCCACCAGCACCAGTGACAGGGGCGCCCGGGCCCGGTGACAGCGACGCCAGGCGCGTTCGAGGCAGTAGTCGAGGTGGGCCCGGTTGGCGATGCCGGTCAGCCCGTCCAAGCGGGAGGTGAGCTTGAGGTGCTCGGAGACCGCCTTCAGCTCGGCCACCAGATCGGCGTTGGAGAAACGGTGATAAAGCGAGGCCACCTGATCCCGCCGCAGGCGGCGCAGCAGGGTCGGCAGGAAGACGAACAGGTAGCCCGCCAGCATGCAGGAGACGATCCGCTCCTGCTCGTTGCCCGCCCCCAGCTCGAACAGCATGGCCAGCCCGAGCGGCAAGACGGCGCCGTAGAGCGAGCGGCGGCTGCCAAACAGCATGATGGCGCTGCCGGTGAGGATCAGGCTGGAGAGCATCATCATGGCCGCGCGATAGGTATCGGGCAGCTTGTCCATATAAAGCAGCACGCCCAGGGCCCAGATGATGGAGGTGATGGTCACCCCGATGAAGAGCTCGCGCTCCAGCACCGGCAGCGGAATCTGGGCCAGCCTGGGCTGGCGCCAGCGCAGGTGCCAACCTCGGCAGATCAGCAGCAGCAACACCCCGGCCAGCCAGCCGAGCGCCTCGGCGGCGGGCAGGTAGTCGTGGAACAGCAGGCTCCAGCCAAGCGCCAGCAGACCCAAGCAAGGCAGGCTGAATGAGGCGTGGGTATAGAGCTGGGCCATGATGGCCTGCTTCACCTGACGTGTCACACTCTGGGTCAACTGCGTACTCCCTGTACAAGAGCCGCACAGTCTACCACTACCCCTTCGGAGCCAACAATAAAACGTCCGTTATTAAGCGGTTAGTCAGTCGATGATGCCAGGCCCCAGCCTGCCGGCAGAGACGGCTCAGCCGCGCTCCAGCTCGTCGAGGATAGGGCACTCTGGGTTTTCATCCCCGTGGCAGCAGCCGACCAGCCCCTCGAGGGAGCTGAGCATGGCCTGCAAGCCAGCGATGCGGGCGCGCAGATCGACGATCTTCTCCTGCGCCAGCTTCTTCACCTGAGCGCTGGTTCTGTGCTCGTCCCGATAGAGCGCCAGCAGCTCCTGGCACTCCTCCAGGTTGAAGCCGGTCTCCCGCGCCCGCTTGACGAAACGCAGCTCGCGCAGCGCCCCCTCGGTGTAACTGCGGTAGCCGTTGTCGCTGCGGACCGGCGCCGAGATGAGGCCGATGCTCTCGTAGTAGCGAATGGTCTTGGCGGTCAGTCCCGTCGCCTTGGCTACCTTGCTGATGTTCATGGATGACTCCTTAACGGTTCGATTCTGTGCTGACATGGGCGAGAGCCCGCGGCTGCCAGCGTTTCAATAGCAGGGAATTGCTCAATACTGTGATGCTGCTCAAGGCCATGGCCGCCCCCGCCAGCTCGGGGCTGAGGTAACCCAGCGCCGCCAGCGGAATGCCGATAATGTTGAACACGAAGGCCCAGAACAGGTTCTGCTGGATGGTGCGCCAGGTGGCTGCCGAGATGTCGATGGCATCGGCCACCAGCCGCGGGTCAGACCGCATCAGGGTGATGGAGGCGGTCTCCATCGCCACATCGGAGCCGGAGCCCATGGCGATCCCCACATCCGCCGCCGCCAGCGCCGGGGCGTCGTTCACCCCGTCCCCCACCATGGCGACCAGCCCGCTGGTTTGCGCCCGCAGCGCCTCCACTTTCTCCACCTTGCCGGCCGGCAGCACTGAGTCGAAGGCCCCGTCCAGCCCCAGCTTGGCGGCGATATGGGCCACCGGTGCCGGCGCATCACCGCTCACCAGCCAGCTGGCGATGCCGCGCTGACGCAGGGTGGCGATGGCATCCGGGCTCTCGGGGCGCAGGGTATCCGCCAATGCGGCTATGCCGGCCACCACGCCGTCGATGGCCACCCAGACCCGGGTCGCGCCGTCGGCGGCTTGTTCATCCTGTTGTGGCGGTTCAATACCGAGCTGGGCCAGCAAAGAGCCATTGCCGATGGCGACCCTGTGGCCGGCGACCTGACCGACAATACCGGCCCCGACCCGCACCTCCACCGCCTCCGGCTGAGGCAGCGTAGCCTCCTTGCCGACTGCCTCGCGCATGGCCAGCGCCAGCGGGTGTTCGCTCGCCTGCTGCAGGGCGGCGGCGAGGCGCAGTTGCTCGTCGTTGCCGCTCCAGCTGGCCAGCACCGGCCGGCCCTGGGTCAGGGTGCCGGTCTTGTCGAAGATCAGCGCCTTGATGGCGTGGGCCTTCTGCAGGGTATCGACATCCTTGATCAGAATGCCGTGGCGCGCCGCCACCCCGGTACCGGTGACAATGGCCGCCGGCGTCGCCAACCCCAGCGCACAGGGACAGGCGATCACCAGCACAGCCACCGCCGCCAGCAGCGCCTGACCGAAGTCGTTGCTGATGGCGTACCACACCAGCAGGGTGAACAGGGCGATGGCCATCACCACCGGCACGAACACGGCGGAGACCTTGTCCACCAGCTGCTGCAGCGGCGCCTTGCCCATCTGGGCGTTTTCCACCAGTGCGATGATCTTGCTGAGGCTGGAGTCCTCCCCCACGGTAGTGGCTTCAATTTCCAGCACGCCGGAGCGGTTGATGGCGCCGCCCAGCACCTTGTCGCCCTCGCCGCGGGGCACTGGCAGGCTCTCGCCGGTGAGGATCGACTCGTCCAGCTCGCTGGCGCCGCTCACGATTCTGCCATCCACCGGCACCCGCTCACCCACCAGTACCCGCAACCGATCGCCGCGCAGCACCTCGTCGATGGCCACGCTCTGCCAGCTCTCGCCACGCCAGACGGTGGCCGTTTCCGGCCGCAGCGCCATCAGTTCGCGAATGGCGGACTGTGTGCTGCGTCTGGCCCGTGCCTCCAGCAACTTGCCGAGAGAGATCAGGGTGATGATGATGGCGCTCGCCTCGAAATAGAGCTGGCCGCTGGCGGCCATCCCCAGGGTCAACAGTAGATAGAGGCTGTAGAAGTAGGCCGCACTGGTACCGGTTGCCACCAGCACATCCATGTTGGCGGAGCGGTTCTTGATGGCGAGCCAGGCACCGCGATAGAAGCGGGCGCCGATCCAGAACTGCACCGGGGTGGCGAGCACCAGCTCCAGCCAGGCAGGCAGATGCCAGGGCAGCAGACCGGCCATGGCCAGCATGCCCGCCAGCAGCGGCAGGGTCAGCAGGGCCGAGACGATGACCCGGGTCTGCGCCTGACGGGCGCTGGCGGCCTCCTGCGCTTCCCGCTCCAGCAACTGCTGACGGCGGCCGCTGGCCGAGCCCTGCGCCAGCTGGGCGCCAAAGCCGAGCGCCTCGATCTGCTCGCGCAGGCCTGCGGGCGTCTGCATCCCGGGTACCAGCACAATACGGGCCTGCTCGATGGAGAAGTTGACGTCGGCGGAGATGACGCCGGGCAGCGCCGCCAGCATCTTGTTCAGGCGGGCCGAGCAACCGGCACAGGTCATGCCGGTTATTTGAAACAGTATGGTCTCGCTGCCGTAGTCGTAACCCTGCGCTTTGATGCTCTCCAGCACCGCCGGCAAACGGTCGGGGCTGGCAAGGTCGATGGCGGCCTGTTCCAGTGCGAAGTTGACGGTCGCCTGCACCCCGTCGAGCTTGTTGAGGGCGGTCGTGATGCGGCCGGCGCAGTTGGCGCAGCTCATGCCGCTGAGCGGCAACTGCAGATGAATGGGTGATTGAAGATGAGTGGTCATGTTGTTCCTCCCCGGAACCAGTCGGCCAGAATGAGCGCCGACCAACAAACCCTAACCTTTACTGTAAGGGTAAACTCAAGCCACATGATCCACTTTTTGCGGATGAAAAAAACGGTGCCCGTTTGCTGCCAGAGAGCAAACGGGCACCGCCTTCAACGATTGTGCGGTGTGAGCGGTGACTCAGATACCGTACTGGGTGCGGTAAGCCTTCATGGCGGCCAGTTGCGCCGCCAACTCCGGCTGCTCGGCCTGCTTCTCTTCCAGATACTGGATCAGATCGCTCATCTGGATGATGGCGATGATGTGGGCGCCGTAGTCACGCTCCACTTCCTGAATGGCGGAAAGCTCGCCCTTGCCCTTCTCCTGACGGTCCAGCGCGATCAGTACGCCGGCCAGGGAGGCGCCGTTGGCCTGGATCAGATCCATGGATTCGCGGATGGCGGTGCCGGCAGTGATGACGTCATCCACCAGCATGATCCGCCCCTTGAGCGGGCTGCCCACCAGATTGCCGCCCTCGCCGTGATCCTTGGCCTCCTTGCGGTTGAAACACCAAGGCACGTCCACGTCGTGCTGCTCCACCAGCTGTACCGCGGTGGCGGAAGCGATGGGGATCCCCTTGTAGGCCGGGCCAAACAGCACATCAAACTCGATGCCGGCATCCATCAGGGCGGCGGCATAGACGCGGCCGAGACGGGCCAGATCGCGGCCGCTGTTGAACAGACCGGCGTTGAAGAAGTAGGGGCTTTTACGACCGGATTTCAGGGTAAATTCACCGAATTTGAGGACCTGCTTCTCCAGGGCGAACTCGATAAATTGACGCTGGTAGGCTTTCATTCTGGCTCCTTGCTTGGCTTGTCGTTTACTTTCGTGGGGTATAAAAAAACGCGGTCAATGCCGCGTTTTTAAAATCATGCAAGTGACTGCTTCTGCAGCGCAATGATGTCGGCGATGCCGCCCTTGGCGAGCGCCAGCATCTCCAGCAGCTCTTCATGGGTGAAGGGTTCGGCCTCCGCGGTGCCCTGCACCTCGATGATGCGACCATCTTCGGTCATCACCACGTTCATGTCGGTCTCGGCGGCGGAGTCTTCGATGTACTCCAGATCGCAGATGGCTTCGCCCTGATACATGCCGACGGAGACGGCCGCGATCATCTGCTTGAGCGGGCTCTGCTTGAGCATGCCCTTCTCGACCATCCAGTTCAGCGCATCCACCAGCGCCACGCAGGCACCTGTAATGGCGGCGGTGCGGGTGCCACCGTCGGCCTGCAGCACGTCGCAGTCAACTGTGATGGAGTGTTCGCCCAGCGCGGTCAGGTCTACCGCCGCGCGCAGGGAGCGGGCGATCAGCCGGGAGATCTCCAGAGTGCGGCCGCTCTGCTTGCCGGAGGCCGCTTCGCGATTCATCCGGGAGTGGGTGGAGCGCGGCAGCATGCCGTACTCGGCGGTCACCCAGCCCTGATTCTTCCCTTTCAGGAAGCGCGGCACGCTGGTGTCGACGCTGGCGGTGCAGAGCACGCGGGTGTTGCCGAATTCCACCAGCACGGACCCTTCAGCATGCTTGGTGAAGTGGCGGGTAATGGTGACCGGACGAAGCTGCGCGGCAGTGCGATCGCTGGGACGTGACATGGGACGGACCTCTGGGCTGGCTGAATTGGCGCAGGAGTATAAGTGATCCCAGCCCAAATATCAGCCGCTAAAACCACGCTGTCGGCTGACGGAGCAGGGCTGGCTGAGTATACTGGCCCCACACTTCATCAAGCCCGGAACAATCAATGATTCACAGCATGACCGCCTACGCCCGCAAGGAACTCAAGGGCGACTGGGGCACAGCCGTTTGGGAAATTCGTTCGGTCAACCAGCGCTATCTGGAGACCTACATTCGCCTGCCGGAACAACTGCGCAGCCTGGAGCCGGTTCTGCGTGAGCGCTTCCGCGCCAAGCTGCAGCGCGGCAAGGTGGAGTGCAACCTGCGCTTTGAGGCCGCGCAGGCCGCTGCCAGCCAGCTGCACATCAATGAAGAGCTGGCCAAGCTCATCATCGACAGCGCCAACTGGGTGATGAAAGAGGCGGGACAGGGTCAGCTCAACCCGGTCGACGTGCTGCGCTGGCCGGGCGTGATGGCTGCCGCCGAGCAGGACATGGATGCGGTCGCCACCGAGCTGCTGGGTGGATTTGACCTGACCATGGAAGATTTCCTCGCCTCCCGCGCCAGCGAAGGGGCCAACCTCAAGGCCCTGATCGAACAGCGTCTGGCCGGCATTCAGGTAGAAGTGAAGAAGGTGCGCGTGCACCTGCCGCAGATCATCGAGTGGCAGCGCCAGAAGCTCACCGACCGGCTGGCCGAAGCCAAGGTGGAGCTGGATCCGGCCCGTATCGAGCAGGAGATCGTGCTGCTTGCCCAGAAGATCGACGTGGCCGAAGAGCTGGATCGCCTGGAGATGCACATCAGCGAGACCAACAAGATCATGAAGAAGGGTGGCGCCTGTGGCCGTCGTCTCGACTTCATGATGCAGGAGTTCAACCGCGAGTCGAACACCCTCGGTTCCAAGTCCATCAACGCCGAGGTGACCCAGTCCGCCGTCGAGCTGAAGGTGCTCATCGAGCAGATGCGCGAACAAATTCAGAACATCGAGTAATCGATACAAGAAGCCCGTCAACGACGGGCTTCTTTCATTTAACAATGCGCTCGGTTGGCGGCCTGCGCCAGATCGGATTTTCACGTTGCACCGACAGCATCTGACTCACTTGTGCGGTATGCTGTCACGCTGACGATCAACTATGACCTCTGTTGAGGCCTGCCTTATGAAATACCTTGTAGTTCAAACCAAACAGATAGGGGATGTGCTGATCTCCACCGCACTGTGCAACAACCTCAAGCAGAATGACCCAAGCGGCGAGGTTCACTATCTGGTCATGGATTATTGCGCGGGTATGGCGCAGGGCAATCCCAATATCGATCGGCTCATCATCATCGAGAAGGCCAGGCGCAACCAGTGGCGCTACATGAAGGATCTGCTGCTGGCCATTCGCCGCGAGCGCTATGATGTGGTGGTCAACAGCCAGGGCCAGATGATCGGCCTGCTCAGCTGCCTCTTCTCCGGCGCCCGCCTGCGCATCGGGTTTGACTCCTTCCCCTGGCGGCTCGGCCACAACCGCATCGTGCATTTTCGCAAAGACACCGAATTTCAGGGCAACAGCACCCTGGTCGACGATCGCTTCTCGCTGCTCAAGCCGCTCAAGCTGGCCAGCGAGGATCGCAACTACTACCTCTGGCTGAGTGAAGAAGAGAAGCAACAAGGAAAGGATGCCCTGCTGGCCGCCGGCGTCGACCTGAGCCGCCCGCTGATCGCCATGGGCGTCAACTCGCTCGGGCACTACAAGCGCTGGCCCATCGACTGCTTCGCCAAGGTCGCCCAGTGGCTGATCGAGCAGCACGACGCCCAGATCCTGATCTACTGCGGACCGGGGGAAGAGGAGTACAACCGCGGCCTGAAACCGCTGCTGCCCGCAGCCCTGCAAGCCAGCGTCTTCGACCACATCAAGACCCGCTCGGTACGGGAACTGGTGGGGCTGTTCGCCCACTGCCGGCTGTTTGTCGGCAATGACACCGGTCCCCGTCACATGGCGCAAGCCATCGACCTGCCCCTGCTGACCATAGTGGCCCCGGGCGGCGACAAGATCATCGCCAACCCGGTCAACCACCCCCGTTATCAGGCCATCGATGTGTTCGATGCCAAGGGACCCGACTTCCAACTGCCACAAAACGCGGAAAAGGACTTCATCGACGAAGCCCTGCTGCGCGCCATCACGCCCGAGCTGGTGATTGAGCGGCTGACAGCGCTGCCTGGTTGGCAAGCAGCCACGCCCTGAAAGTACGCTCGAATTCGGCCAGGTCGAGGGAGTTGATATCCTGCTCCCGAGTATTGGTCGAGAACAGCACGGTGGCTGACGGGGAGTTGGGGTGCCACTCCAGGAAGTTCTCGTTGCCGCCCCCTATGTCCGGGTTGTAGAGGCCAAGAATGGGCTTGTGCAGCCCGGCGGCGATGTGCACCGTCGCCGTGTCCACCGAGATCAGCCCCTGACACTGGCGCAGCTGGGCGAACAACCCGGCCAGCGAGGGTGCATCCGGTGACAGCAGCAGGCGATCCGGTCGGCTCAAGCATCTGGCTGATAAGCTCGGTCCGCAGGCGGCGAGAGCTGCCACTGCCGTAAGGGTTGAAACAGAGGACCGGCTCGGCCGGCCACCAGCTGGCCAGCGCATCGGGCGGGCTCATGGTCGGGACTATGTATTGCTGGTCCGGATTGCTCACGCCGAGCCGCTGCAACAGCAGGGCAAACTTGTCGGAGAAGTGCATGCCGCTGGAGGCCTTGCCCAGCTTGAGGTTGACCGCCTGCAAGGCATCGTCCATGCCGGCGACCCAATCTGCCCTCACCTGACTGATGAAGTAGATGTCCTTCATTTTCAGCATCTTGCCAAAGTGCACCAGACACTCCACCTCCCCCAGCGAGTGTGCCAGCCGCTTGAGTTGGCCATAGCCAGGCCGCTTGGGCACCTCTATCACCTTGTCCATGCCGAAATGATCGCGAAACAGGGGAGCCATGGCCGCAGTCGTGACGATCCACACTTCCCGCTCCGGGCTGGCGCGCTTGATTTCGCGGGCCACCCAGGATGAGACGATGGCATCGCCCAGCTTGGCATCCCAGCGCAGCAACACTATCTTCCCCTTGCGCTCATGCAGCGGGGCCGGCCGTTTGCGATCGAACAGCAGCTGCCCCAGCTTGCGGCGAAGAATGTCACGCTGGAGTTGCAGATCGTTGATTAATGACATGAATCCACCAGAAGGGCCGTTGAGTTGGAAAAAGGATGATAACAGCCTGACGCGACTAGAGCGCAATCAGGGCATCGACCTGGCGGCTGATCTCCGCCGGTGATAGGGCCGCCAGCTTGTCCGTGGTCGAGCGCAGGATGATATTGCGACCCGCCAGCGGAATGAAGGCATCGCGCCAGCGCTCGTTGTTCATCAACACCAGGGTGGGCACCCCGAAGGAAGAGGAGATATGGATGATGGAGGTATCGGTCGAGATGACCCCTCGCGCATCCTTGATGATCTTGGCGGCATCGAGAATGGTGTCGGGAAACAGCACTCTCATGTCCTGCCGCGGGCACGCCACGGGCTGCCTGGAGAATACCAGGTAGGAGATCTCCGGATAGGTCGGCAACTGGGTCAGGATCCCGTCGATCTGCGCCTCCGTCATCGAGTTGCCGACCTGGCTGCCCGTCAGGTTGACCAGCAGATAGCGGCCATACGCGCTGGTATCGAGCTGCTCATTGCAGGGTGACGGTACTGTGGCCGGCACGCCAGCCGCATCACCTGCCACGCTGAGCATGCGATAGACGAAGTGATCCCTGACTGGGCGTGACGACACTATGCAGGCCTTCTTGTTGAACAGCGGCAGCAACTTCTGCTGCCCGTCACTCTTGAAGCGCAGGGGCAACGACTGCAAGCGCCCGTTGGCCAGCAACAACAACTTGGCCATGGCGATATCGTCGGGCTCGTCAAATAGATTGATCACCAGATCATACTGCCGTTGCCTGAGTTCACGCAGCTTGCACCACATGCTCGACGACCACAGGGTGTCGTTCAGGGTGATCACGTGACACTCATCGATCCCGGCGACCGACGCCGCCAGCAGCTGGTTGCGCTGGCTGCACACCAGCTCGAGGCGCGCGGCGGGGTACATCTCTCTGAGCCGAGCAATGGCGGGCAGGGTGAGAATGAAATCGCCGATGGCGTCATAACCGACCACCAGCACCCTCTCCACCTTCGCCCCGGCGGGGCATGGGGTGGCGTCAGGCGCTCTGCCGATCAGCCATCTGGCAATGGAATGGGTAAGCAACTTCTTGAGATTCATGGGTTATCCAGCATGAGCATGTATGACCGGCAGCGTCGGCAAGGCTAACAGGGCTGCCAACCGACAGCCACCGTCGGCACGCCCAGTGCTATTTCAGATAGTGGCCGTAGGCTCTGTCATCTATGGTGGTGGTGAACAGATCCACATCCAGACAGCAGGGCTCCACCCCGGAGGCCGACAGGCCGTTGAGCTGCAAGCGGCCGGTCAGATAGTCGGAGGGCATCCGCAGCGGATAGGCGCACTGCAATAATTTTTTCGCCCCGGCCAGGGTCAGCACATACCCAGCGGTAGAGAGCACTCCTCGCTTGGAGGAGCGGCTGGGCGTCAGGTATCTGGCAAGCCGGTAGCCACCGGGCAGGGATGACAGGAATGGCCAGCGCTTGGCTTTGCCATGATGCAGGAAGACGATCTCGGACTGGCAGGAGTGCACTATCGTCTCGATGATCGCCTTGCTGTGCATGTGCAGGTAGATGTCATCCTCAAGCACCACGCAGCGATCGATACCCTCGGCGACGACGCGCTCATAAACTCGGATATGGCTCATGGCACAACCAATCTCGCCAAAACTCAGTGCATGGCCACACACTTCTTTCGCCAGCGCCAAATCCACCTTGGCCAGCTCGGCATTGCTCAGCGTCTTTCCGTCGGTTGCATCTACAAACTCGAAATCTATGCCCAGATGCGCCATCTGCTGGACAACCATCGCCCGTCGCTCAACGCTGCGAGCCAAACTGATGACAAAAACCGGAATCATGACGTACAGGTATCCTTTTTAAACTCATGGGCAAACCAGATGAAAACCAGGCTGAGCGTGTACAGATAGAGCACCCCTTGATGCTCAAACGGCACATCGCTTAGGGAGTTAATGACAAACGCGAGGGGAACCAGCACACCCGCCGAAATCCTGCTTATATTGTTCGCCGCCAGATAGAGCGGCAGGCCAAGAAAGATCACCAGTGCAATAAATCCTATGCTGCCGCGGATCACCAGATTCTGCATATATTGGTTATGGGCATGGGCCAGCTCCGAGCTAAGAATCGATGGAGATAGCACTCCGCTCTCAGCCTGCCTCCGCTTCAGTGCGTCAAACCCATTTGTCCCCACCCCGGCCAAGGGTGCATCCAAAAATCCTAGCCAGGCGCTCTGCCATGCCACAACGCGCAAGCCCCAAGATGAATCATATGAGCCTTCCTCTACCAACTTGAGATCCGACACGGCAGAGTGAACCCTGCTCTGTACCAGCTGATTGGTATGATAAATAACTCCAATTGAAGCCACGCAAAGCATGGCTACCGCAACGTATTTCCACGGCTTGAAGTAGGCTTTGTAGCAGATGACGTAGGCGAGAATGACTCCGAAGGCGAGCCAGACCCCCCGGCTCTGGGAGAGATAAAGTGCAAACAGGGCTGCCATCAAACCAACTAGGCTCCCCCCTCTCAACCATCCAGGCAGCCGTTCCTGCTGAAAGACGAACCAGTTGAGAATGACTAAGGTCAGCGCGGCCTGCGAAAAGAGAATGGCATTGGTAAACCCTTCCACCCTGTCAATGCCGTGCTGGTATTGCCAGATGCTGAGGATACCCAATCCCATCCCGCCCAGCACGATGGCCAGATAACCCAGCATCAACAGGCTCGGCTTGCGCGGCATCATCAGCGCAAAAACGAGGACATAAAACAGCCCGCGCATGACCCCGTATTGATCACCGTGGATCAACCGGTTGACGAAGATCATGGCAGCATAGACCAGCAGACCCCAGAGAATGCGACGATCTTTGAGCCCCACATCCCGTTGTTTGCCAACAAAGTAATTCAACAAACCGAATATACCGGTCACGGCCAGCAGATTGGATTGAATGCTCTGGCCGAAAGGGGCCAGAAACAGGCCACAAAAAGAAAAGATGATGGTCAGCCCAAACAGGGCAGTGGTAATTCTATCTAACAATTCAATATTTCTTTTACTGGGCATCAATCAAGACTTCCTGAAGACATAGTTACCCCGGATTTTGCGCCACAGGCCAAAAACATCGGTACGCGGGAAAATAGCAATACGACGGATCCTGAAAGGGTCCTGGTGCATGGCTCTGGGCCCGCTGTTGGTGGCCACCGCAAAACGATACCCTGCGGCTATAGCCTGCTCCTTGGCGCTCTCATCCATATCCCCATAAGGGTAGGCGAACGACAGCAGAGGGTGGCCGAGCAGGGCTTCGAGTTGTCGTTTGTTCTCTTGGATTTCATGAGCTTGCTGCTCGGGTGCAAGCTTGCTCAACCTGGGGTGGGTCAGGGTATGCCCGCCGATCTCCACATGACCGGAGGCCGTCAGCGCCTTGAGCTGCTCGCCATTCATCAGGTCCACCCGGGTGTCCGGGTTGCTCGCCTGTTCCACATCCCAGCGGTTATATCCTTCCCCCGTGACCACGTATACCACGGCTTTGTAACCATATTTTTCCAGCAGCGGCAGCATGCGGGTCAGGTTGTCCTGATAGCCGTCGTCGGCGGTGATCATTAGGTACTTCTTGCCGTACTGCAGCCGGTGAATGAAGCCCTTGTCCGCCAGATCGCGGAACGTCAGGGTCTCATAACCCAGCCACTTCAGCAGGCGCAGGTGCTTCTCGAACATGGCGATCGGCATCCAGG
Proteins encoded in this window:
- a CDS encoding glycosyltransferase family 25 protein; its protein translation is MIPVFVISLARSVERRAMVVQQMAHLGIDFEFVDATDGKTLSNAELAKVDLALAKEVCGHALSFGEIGCAMSHIRVYERVVAEGIDRCVVLEDDIYLHMHSKAIIETIVHSCQSEIVFLHHGKAKRWPFLSSLPGGYRLARYLTPSRSSKRGVLSTAGYVLTLAGAKKLLQCAYPLRMPSDYLTGRLQLNGLSASGVEPCCLDVDLFTTTIDDRAYGHYLK
- a CDS encoding O-antigen ligase family protein, whose protein sequence is MPSKRNIELLDRITTALFGLTIIFSFCGLFLAPFGQSIQSNLLAVTGIFGLLNYFVGKQRDVGLKDRRILWGLLVYAAMIFVNRLIHGDQYGVMRGLFYVLVFALMMPRKPSLLMLGYLAIVLGGMGLGILSIWQYQHGIDRVEGFTNAILFSQAALTLVILNWFVFQQERLPGWLRGGSLVGLMAALFALYLSQSRGVWLAFGVILAYVICYKAYFKPWKYVAVAMLCVASIGVIYHTNQLVQSRVHSAVSDLKLVEEGSYDSSWGLRVVAWQSAWLGFLDAPLAGVGTNGFDALKRRQAESGVLSPSILSSELAHAHNQYMQNLVIRGSIGFIALVIFLGLPLYLAANNISRISAGVLVPLAFVINSLSDVPFEHQGVLYLYTLSLVFIWFAHEFKKDTCTS
- a CDS encoding glycosyltransferase family 9 protein translates to MNLKKLLTHSIARWLIGRAPDATPCPAGAKVERVLVVGYDAIGDFILTLPAIARLREMYPAARLELVCSQRNQLLAASVAGIDECHVITLNDTLWSSSMWCKLRELRQRQYDLVINLFDEPDDIAMAKLLLLANGRLQSLPLRFKSDGQQKLLPLFNKKACIVSSRPVRDHFVYRMLSVAGDAAGVPATVPSPCNEQLDTSAYGRYLLVNLTGSQVGNSMTEAQIDGILTQLPTYPEISYLVFSRQPVACPRQDMRVLFPDTILDAAKIIKDARGVISTDTSIIHISSSFGVPTLVLMNNERWRDAFIPLAGRNIILRSTTDKLAALSPAEISRQVDALIAL